One genomic segment of Synechocystis sp. LKSZ1 includes these proteins:
- the grpE gene encoding nucleotide exchange factor GrpE has translation MNEAQLPLDALDHSPEEILASDEASPELPEPSPSDSAEVTSHPEDSVEEGEPATSPEQIIATLQGELASHRQELAQQAEQLELYKKRYMGLAAEFDNFRKRTQREREDLEKQVKGKTITELLNVVDNFERARTQLKPSTEGEMEIHKSYQSVYKSFVDSLKRLGVTAMRPEGQAFDPNYHEAMLREATDAHPEGTVIEQLVRGYLLEDFVLRHAMVKVAAPKEDVITSDATSLPEDAAPAAE, from the coding sequence ATGAACGAAGCACAACTTCCCCTAGATGCCCTAGACCATTCTCCGGAAGAAATCCTGGCCAGCGATGAGGCCAGTCCGGAGTTACCAGAGCCTTCTCCATCCGACAGTGCTGAGGTTACGTCCCATCCAGAAGATAGCGTTGAGGAGGGAGAACCCGCCACCAGTCCCGAGCAAATCATCGCCACTCTCCAGGGGGAATTGGCAAGCCACCGTCAAGAACTGGCTCAGCAGGCCGAGCAACTAGAGTTGTATAAAAAGCGCTATATGGGCCTGGCCGCTGAATTTGACAACTTCCGTAAGCGGACTCAGCGTGAACGGGAAGACCTTGAAAAACAGGTCAAAGGTAAAACCATCACAGAACTTCTCAACGTGGTCGATAATTTTGAGCGGGCTCGAACCCAACTCAAGCCTTCTACAGAAGGGGAAATGGAGATCCATAAAAGCTATCAGAGTGTTTATAAAAGCTTTGTTGATAGTCTAAAACGATTGGGGGTGACGGCCATGCGCCCAGAAGGTCAAGCCTTTGACCCCAATTACCATGAGGCGATGTTGCGAGAAGCAACGGACGCTCACCCCGAAGGAACCGTCATCGAGCAACTGGTGCGGGGCTACCTGCTGGAGGATTTTGTCCTACGCCATGCCATGGTCAAGGTTGCCGCCCCGAAAGAAGATGTGATAACCTCGGACGCAACCAGTCTTCCAGAAGACGCTGCTCCTGCTGCTGAATAG
- the grrM gene encoding cyclophane-forming radical SAM/SPASM peptide maturase GrrM/OscB, which produces MEIPNENYPVSYSLDTTHFGPTNLVILQPTSYCNLDCDYCYLPDRHLKNTLSLELIDPIFKAIFESPFTEIDFTICWHAGEPLAAGLEFYRQAFAFIDQASDRYNYKKLNFCHSFQTNAILINQDWCDFFKTYPVHIGVSLDGPAFLHDAHRKTRTGLGSHQATMRGVEYLQKNELFHNIITVLTEDSLDYADAMFNFFRDQGLTDVGFNMEETEGVNRQSSLEKSNALARYRAFIQRFWQLTSQSDLPFRVREFECLCSLIYTEERLDHTDMNHPFAIVNIDHQGNFSTFDPELLSVNIEPYGHFILGNVLTDSFASVCESPKFQRIYADMQAGVAQCRQTCDYFGLCGGGAGSNKYWENGSFNSTETLACRYRIQEIAEVVIGALEESLGVA; this is translated from the coding sequence ATCGAAATTCCTAACGAGAACTATCCCGTGAGCTATTCCCTTGACACCACTCACTTTGGCCCGACTAACCTGGTTATTTTACAGCCGACTTCCTACTGTAATTTAGATTGCGACTATTGCTATTTACCGGATCGTCATTTAAAAAATACGCTTTCCTTGGAACTCATTGACCCAATTTTTAAAGCTATTTTTGAGAGTCCCTTTACCGAAATTGATTTTACGATTTGTTGGCATGCAGGGGAACCACTAGCAGCGGGTCTAGAGTTTTACCGTCAGGCCTTTGCCTTCATTGACCAGGCCAGTGATAGATACAACTATAAAAAACTTAATTTTTGCCATTCTTTCCAGACTAATGCCATTTTAATTAATCAGGATTGGTGCGATTTTTTTAAAACCTATCCTGTCCATATTGGTGTGAGTTTAGATGGGCCAGCTTTTCTCCATGATGCCCACCGCAAAACTCGTACTGGGCTGGGGAGTCATCAAGCAACAATGAGGGGAGTGGAATATCTACAAAAAAATGAATTGTTTCATAATATCATTACTGTTTTAACAGAAGATTCTCTCGATTATGCCGATGCAATGTTTAACTTTTTCCGAGACCAGGGCCTGACTGATGTGGGCTTTAATATGGAGGAAACGGAGGGAGTTAACCGTCAGTCTTCCCTAGAAAAAAGCAATGCCCTAGCGCGTTATCGAGCCTTTATTCAACGATTTTGGCAGTTAACTAGCCAGAGTGACCTTCCCTTCCGGGTACGAGAGTTTGAATGTCTGTGTAGTCTGATTTATACCGAAGAACGACTAGATCATACGGATATGAATCATCCCTTTGCTATTGTGAATATCGATCACCAGGGTAATTTTTCCACCTTTGATCCCGAATTACTTTCCGTGAATATTGAACCCTACGGTCATTTTATTTTAGGCAATGTTCTCACCGATAGTTTTGCCTCAGTCTGTGAAAGCCCGAAGTTTCAGCGAATCTATGCCGATATGCAGGCTGGTGTGGCCCAATGTCGCCAGACTTGTGACTATTTTGGCCTCTGTGGTGGGGGTGCGGGGAGTAACAAGTACTGGGAAAATGGAAGTTTCAATTCGACGGAAACCCTGGCCTGTCGCTACCGCATTCAAGAAATTGCTGAGGTGGTGATTGGGGCCTTGGAGGAATCTCTCGGTGTCGCCTAA
- the shc gene encoding squalene--hopene cyclase, producing MMPVPASSLATTLQAAITQSQNYLLSQQYPGGYWWSELESNVTITAEVILLHKIWGTDKARPLHKAAAYLRQQQREHGGWELYYGDGGEISTSVEAYLALRVLGVPAEDPALLKAKDFILSRGGISKTRIFTKMHLALVGCYDWRGTPSIPPWVILLPDWFPFNIYEMSSWARSSTVPLMIVCDQKPVFDITNGLRVDELYAEGINNVKYELPKANNWADIFLGLDQLFKWQEDWHLVPFREAGLKAAEKWILERQEVSGDWGGIIPAMLNSLLALKVLGYDLHDPVVQRGIQAIDNFSIESETSFCVQACVSPVWDTAWVVRALTESGFDPADPRLVKAGEWLLSKQILTYGDWQVKNKQGKPGGWAFEFDNNFYPDLDDSAVVVMALQGLHLPHEAQKQAAIQRAVAWMATMQCKGGGWAAFDIDNDQAWLNDLPYGDLKAMIDPNTADVTARVLEMLGSCSLTMEPERIERGLRYLEAEQETDGSWFGRWGVNYLYGTSGVVSALAALAPQRYQTQIQRAMAWVVSCQNPDGGWGETCESYRDVSLKGKGISTASQTAWALIALLDGGQATGLWHHQALQRGIDYLISTQNPDGSWDEAEFTGTGFPCHFYIRYHFYRQYFPLMALGRYQSSQGHQNGITM from the coding sequence ATGATGCCAGTTCCAGCGTCTTCCCTTGCCACAACTCTCCAAGCGGCCATTACCCAGAGCCAGAATTACCTCCTTTCTCAGCAATACCCAGGCGGATACTGGTGGTCAGAATTAGAGTCCAATGTCACTATTACGGCCGAAGTCATCCTACTCCATAAAATTTGGGGGACAGATAAGGCCCGGCCTCTGCACAAAGCGGCAGCTTATCTGCGGCAACAGCAACGGGAGCACGGCGGTTGGGAACTCTACTATGGCGATGGCGGAGAAATTAGTACTTCCGTTGAAGCCTACCTAGCTCTGCGCGTCTTGGGGGTTCCGGCAGAAGATCCGGCCCTGCTCAAGGCCAAGGACTTTATCCTAAGCCGAGGCGGCATCAGTAAAACCCGAATTTTTACCAAGATGCACCTGGCCTTGGTGGGTTGCTACGACTGGCGAGGCACGCCATCCATTCCCCCCTGGGTAATACTCTTGCCCGACTGGTTTCCCTTCAATATCTACGAAATGTCTAGTTGGGCCCGTTCAAGCACGGTTCCCCTAATGATTGTCTGTGACCAAAAGCCCGTCTTTGATATTACGAATGGCCTGCGGGTGGATGAACTCTACGCCGAAGGTATCAACAATGTAAAGTACGAATTGCCCAAAGCCAACAATTGGGCCGATATTTTTCTGGGCCTAGACCAACTGTTCAAATGGCAAGAGGACTGGCATTTGGTGCCTTTCCGAGAAGCGGGCCTGAAGGCGGCAGAAAAATGGATTCTCGAACGCCAAGAAGTGAGTGGTGACTGGGGCGGCATTATTCCCGCCATGCTCAATTCCCTCCTGGCCCTGAAAGTCTTGGGCTATGACCTACACGATCCGGTGGTGCAACGGGGCATTCAGGCCATTGATAATTTTTCCATAGAATCGGAAACCAGCTTTTGTGTTCAGGCCTGTGTCTCGCCGGTTTGGGATACGGCCTGGGTGGTGCGGGCCTTGACGGAATCGGGTTTCGATCCGGCCGATCCGCGCTTAGTCAAGGCGGGGGAATGGCTCCTCTCCAAACAAATTCTGACCTACGGCGACTGGCAGGTCAAAAATAAGCAGGGTAAACCCGGCGGCTGGGCCTTTGAATTTGATAATAATTTCTACCCGGATCTCGACGATTCAGCGGTGGTCGTCATGGCCCTCCAGGGCCTGCATTTACCCCACGAGGCCCAAAAACAAGCCGCAATCCAGCGGGCTGTTGCCTGGATGGCCACCATGCAATGCAAAGGGGGCGGCTGGGCGGCCTTTGATATTGACAATGACCAGGCCTGGCTCAATGACCTCCCGTACGGCGATCTCAAGGCCATGATTGATCCCAATACCGCTGATGTGACGGCACGGGTGTTGGAAATGCTGGGTTCCTGCAGTCTGACCATGGAGCCAGAACGGATTGAACGGGGCCTGCGTTATTTAGAAGCAGAACAGGAAACCGACGGCAGTTGGTTTGGTCGTTGGGGGGTTAACTATCTCTACGGCACCAGCGGCGTTGTTTCTGCCCTAGCGGCCTTGGCCCCGCAACGCTATCAAACCCAAATTCAACGGGCCATGGCCTGGGTCGTAAGTTGCCAAAATCCTGACGGCGGCTGGGGAGAAACCTGCGAAAGTTATCGAGATGTTAGCCTCAAGGGTAAGGGCATCAGTACCGCTTCCCAGACGGCCTGGGCCTTGATCGCGCTCCTGGATGGCGGCCAAGCAACCGGCCTGTGGCACCATCAGGCCCTTCAACGGGGGATTGACTATTTAATTTCAACCCAAAACCCGGATGGTAGCTGGGACGAAGCCGAATTTACGGGCACGGGTTTCCCTTGTCATTTCTACATCCGTTACCATTTCTATCGCCAATATTTTCCCCTGATGGCCCTTGGTCGCTATCAGTCAAGCCAAGGTCATCAAAATGGAATCACGATGTAG
- a CDS encoding efflux RND transporter permease subunit, which produces MKRSLQPRWNVSRWALTYPWLTISFWLAIAVAGLLALSSLKYALFPEVTFPVVILQATAPLESVEATESLLTNPLEAPLKDLAQANLYSSTYTGQTVITVAFDAGRTLDQATQEVEQALEKIQLPSTAKLKVLPFNLNESAAVTYAIQAEGQTIEGLRDKVQSQILPLLEKIPGVLRVNLLGDGGFRDKTDRTGVNPPTLTRYNGQDVLAVQVIKQARANTLEVVNRVEQQMAQLQQQWPDLQLIEAETQAHYIQEATTATLEALAGAIVLAILVIFPFLRSWRATLISAIAIPLSLLGTFIVMAALGLNLETLTLLALALVIGIVVDDAIVDVENIARHIEAGLAPKQAALLATEEIGLAVSATTLSIVAVFLPIAFMGGTLGQFFKPFAITVSAAVIFSLLVARTLSPVLAVFWLRPSPQAHPSRFQLPLDRITQAYQSCLAWSLRHCWRVVVFAVLSLVLGLALIPLIPQGFIPTLDRGEFNVVFQSAQPRRLAPTQSNPSPTSTTPNSGAFDWIETLAVSPEAFLLRRSRRIAEQLEPVVLADPNVASVFTVAGGQGNPLKGNLYVQLKADRPQSTAMVQTQLRERLPTIPKVTTSVENILFVQTGDDTPLKLAFTGPDLTQLQALGQTLKSKVEAVPGLLQVKITSDQSSSEAIEHFQGQRAIYLSANLAPGYALGELTQQVTALATPLLPPGVNLELQGDSARLGLVLAEFGVTLLLSLGLMVGILLWLFQRPLEPLVIALSLPLAIVGAMLGLLFTQSDFGMISLIGLIFLLGLLDKNAVLLIDYANQRQAQGLPLDQALLESGRVRLRPIVMTTASTILGMLPLALGWGAGAELRQPMAIAIMGGLTTSSLLSLVVVPVLYSLLQAHWPSSGTQTK; this is translated from the coding sequence ATGAAACGATCTCTGCAACCACGCTGGAATGTATCCCGTTGGGCCCTGACTTACCCCTGGTTGACCATTAGCTTTTGGTTAGCTATTGCGGTGGCAGGCCTGTTGGCCTTGAGTTCCCTCAAGTACGCGCTTTTCCCCGAAGTAACGTTTCCCGTGGTGATTCTTCAGGCCACGGCTCCCCTAGAGAGCGTCGAGGCCACTGAAAGCCTGCTGACCAATCCTCTAGAGGCCCCCCTCAAAGACTTGGCCCAGGCCAACCTCTATTCCTCCACCTATACTGGCCAAACCGTTATCACAGTGGCCTTTGATGCGGGTCGCACTCTAGACCAGGCCACCCAAGAAGTGGAACAGGCCCTTGAAAAAATTCAGCTCCCATCAACAGCAAAACTGAAGGTCTTGCCCTTCAATCTCAATGAATCCGCTGCTGTTACCTACGCCATTCAAGCCGAGGGTCAAACCATAGAGGGCTTGAGAGATAAGGTGCAGTCCCAAATTCTGCCGCTCCTTGAAAAAATACCAGGAGTTTTGCGGGTTAATTTGCTTGGAGATGGTGGCTTTCGAGACAAGACTGACCGCACAGGGGTGAATCCACCGACTCTGACGCGCTACAACGGCCAGGATGTACTGGCAGTGCAGGTGATCAAACAGGCCCGGGCCAATACCCTAGAAGTAGTGAACCGAGTAGAACAGCAGATGGCCCAACTCCAACAGCAATGGCCCGACCTGCAACTGATCGAGGCAGAAACCCAGGCCCACTACATCCAAGAAGCCACCACGGCAACCCTAGAGGCCCTAGCGGGGGCCATTGTCCTAGCAATTTTAGTGATCTTTCCCTTTCTGCGGAGTTGGCGGGCCACCTTAATTAGTGCCATTGCCATTCCTCTGTCTTTGCTGGGTACCTTTATTGTCATGGCGGCCTTGGGCCTTAACCTCGAGACCTTGACTCTGCTGGCCCTGGCCCTGGTGATTGGCATCGTGGTGGATGATGCCATTGTGGATGTGGAAAATATTGCTCGGCATATCGAGGCAGGCCTGGCCCCCAAACAAGCAGCTTTACTGGCCACGGAGGAAATTGGCCTGGCGGTTTCCGCCACCACCCTCTCCATCGTGGCGGTTTTTTTGCCCATTGCTTTTATGGGGGGAACCCTAGGGCAATTCTTTAAACCCTTTGCGATCACTGTTTCCGCTGCTGTGATTTTTTCCCTGCTGGTGGCTCGCACCCTTTCTCCGGTTCTAGCAGTATTTTGGCTACGACCTTCCCCCCAGGCTCATCCCTCTCGATTTCAACTGCCCCTAGACAGAATTACCCAGGCCTATCAATCCTGTCTGGCTTGGTCGCTCCGCCATTGCTGGCGCGTGGTTGTCTTTGCCGTACTGAGTTTAGTTCTAGGCCTGGCCCTGATTCCCCTGATTCCCCAGGGTTTTATCCCTACCCTAGACCGGGGCGAATTTAATGTAGTCTTTCAATCGGCCCAACCCCGACGACTAGCCCCCACCCAGAGCAATCCTTCCCCCACGTCTACTACTCCTAACAGTGGGGCCTTTGACTGGATCGAAACCTTGGCTGTCTCCCCTGAAGCCTTTCTGTTGCGACGCAGTCGTCGCATTGCCGAGCAACTCGAACCGGTTGTCCTAGCTGATCCCAATGTGGCCTCGGTGTTTACCGTTGCCGGGGGCCAGGGAAATCCCCTCAAGGGTAATCTCTACGTGCAACTCAAAGCCGACCGTCCCCAATCCACTGCCATGGTTCAGACCCAATTGCGGGAACGTCTGCCAACGATACCGAAGGTCACTACTAGTGTAGAAAATATCCTGTTTGTACAAACTGGGGATGATACGCCCCTAAAATTGGCCTTTACTGGCCCCGATCTGACCCAACTGCAGGCCCTGGGCCAAACCTTAAAAAGCAAGGTCGAGGCCGTTCCCGGTCTGCTCCAGGTTAAAATCACCAGCGATCAGAGCAGTAGTGAGGCCATTGAGCATTTCCAGGGCCAGCGGGCCATCTATCTCAGTGCTAATCTGGCCCCAGGCTATGCCCTCGGCGAATTGACCCAGCAGGTAACGGCCCTTGCCACTCCCCTCCTTCCCCCTGGCGTTAACCTAGAATTGCAGGGAGATTCAGCGCGTTTGGGCTTAGTATTGGCAGAATTTGGCGTAACCCTACTCCTGTCCCTGGGCCTGATGGTGGGGATTTTACTCTGGTTATTTCAGCGGCCCTTGGAACCTCTGGTCATTGCCCTGTCCCTACCTCTGGCTATTGTCGGGGCCATGCTGGGTCTGCTTTTTACTCAAAGCGACTTTGGCATGATTTCTCTAATTGGCCTAATCTTTCTGCTGGGCCTGCTGGATAAAAATGCCGTTCTCCTCATTGACTATGCGAATCAACGTCAGGCCCAAGGCCTACCCCTCGACCAGGCCCTGCTAGAAAGTGGCCGAGTACGTCTGCGACCGATTGTGATGACCACAGCCTCTACGATTCTAGGAATGCTCCCCCTGGCCCTGGGCTGGGGGGCTGGGGCCGAGTTGCGTCAACCCATGGCCATTGCCATCATGGGCGGACTGACCACCTCTTCCCTGCTCAGCTTGGTGGTTGTGCCAGTACTCTATAGTCTTTTGCAGGCCCATTGGCCAAGCAGTGGAACGCAAACGAAGTAA
- a CDS encoding cytochrome c, whose translation MDKTFPSTKLALPLWGAGVALCLLVFLGGLGWWAGYQTDPYVQEVLHLTGNLNRGQAIFQTNCAVCHGLAGDGNIGPSLHGVSQHKSSPRLIEQVISGKTPPMPKFQPNAQDMADLLRYLESL comes from the coding sequence ATGGACAAGACTTTCCCCTCTACCAAGCTTGCTCTGCCTCTCTGGGGGGCTGGGGTTGCGCTTTGTCTACTGGTGTTCCTCGGGGGCCTGGGCTGGTGGGCCGGGTACCAGACCGATCCCTACGTTCAGGAAGTCCTCCATCTAACCGGCAATCTGAATCGGGGGCAGGCCATTTTTCAGACCAATTGTGCGGTTTGTCATGGATTAGCGGGGGATGGAAACATTGGGCCAAGTTTACACGGCGTATCCCAACATAAATCTTCCCCCCGTTTGATCGAACAGGTGATTAGTGGCAAAACGCCCCCCATGCCAAAGTTTCAGCCCAATGCCCAAGATATGGCGGATCTATTGCGCTACCTCGAAAGCCTTTAG
- a CDS encoding 2Fe-2S iron-sulfur cluster-binding protein: MVNTYTAEIQHQGQTYTISVPEDQTVLQAAELAGLSLPTSCGAGVCTTCAALILSGQVEQSDGMGVSPELQQEGYALLCVAYPRSNLKIVTEKEDEVYQRQFGKA; encoded by the coding sequence ATGGTCAATACCTATACTGCCGAAATTCAGCATCAAGGCCAAACCTATACGATCTCTGTTCCCGAAGACCAGACGGTTTTGCAGGCGGCGGAATTAGCAGGTCTCTCTCTACCGACCTCCTGTGGTGCAGGGGTCTGTACAACCTGTGCGGCCCTAATTTTGTCAGGCCAGGTGGAACAAAGTGATGGTATGGGGGTTTCCCCGGAACTCCAGCAGGAAGGGTATGCTCTGCTCTGTGTAGCCTATCCCCGTTCCAATCTCAAAATTGTCACGGAGAAGGAAGACGAAGTCTACCAACGGCAGTTTGGCAAGGCCTAG
- a CDS encoding ABC transporter permease — translation MAQKLVIQAGKTEKEYWRDLWRYRELFYFLAWRDILVRYKQTVVGIAWALLRPLLTMIVFSIVFGRLAKLPSEGVPYPILVFAGMLPWQFFANALTECSNSLINNANLLSKVYFPRLVVPTSAVVVSFVDFLISGMILLGLMAWYNFVPSWRIITLPIFIVIAFMASMGAGLWLAALNVQFRDFRYIVPFIVQFGLYVSPVGFSSEIVPIRWRMLYSLNPMVGVIDGFRWAILGGESRLFWPGFGVSLLLVMGLLLSGIWYFRKMERTFADVI, via the coding sequence ATGGCTCAAAAACTTGTAATTCAAGCCGGTAAGACGGAAAAAGAATATTGGCGAGACCTCTGGCGCTATCGGGAACTCTTCTACTTCCTGGCCTGGCGGGATATTCTTGTTCGCTATAAACAAACAGTGGTCGGTATTGCCTGGGCTCTCCTGCGGCCCTTGCTAACCATGATCGTCTTCTCGATCGTGTTTGGTCGTCTAGCCAAACTTCCCTCCGAAGGGGTTCCTTATCCAATTCTGGTTTTTGCTGGAATGCTACCATGGCAATTTTTTGCCAATGCCCTCACGGAATGCAGTAATAGCCTGATTAACAACGCTAATTTGCTGTCAAAAGTTTATTTCCCCCGTCTAGTGGTTCCCACCAGCGCCGTTGTCGTCAGTTTTGTGGATTTTCTGATTTCCGGAATGATTTTACTGGGGCTAATGGCCTGGTACAATTTCGTCCCTTCCTGGCGCATTATCACGCTACCGATTTTTATTGTGATTGCCTTTATGGCCTCCATGGGAGCGGGACTATGGTTAGCTGCTCTCAATGTTCAATTTCGAGATTTTCGTTACATTGTGCCCTTTATTGTGCAATTTGGACTGTATGTTTCTCCCGTGGGGTTTAGCAGTGAGATTGTGCCTATACGATGGCGGATGCTGTACTCTTTAAATCCCATGGTCGGGGTTATTGATGGTTTCCGCTGGGCCATTTTGGGAGGGGAGTCGCGATTATTTTGGCCCGGTTTTGGCGTGTCGTTATTGTTGGTCATGGGACTATTATTAAGTGGTATTTGGTATTTCAGGAAAATGGAACGGACTTTTGCCGATGTGATTTAG
- the murF gene encoding UDP-N-acetylmuramoyl-tripeptide--D-alanyl-D-alanine ligase, with product MALGFSLFDIRRILENHLQKEIDVCADLPINKISTDTRALAAGDLFVALRGENFDGHTFAETALGQGASGLVVEQFLSLSRPLPQFMVKDTLGAYQAIAQAWRQRFSIPVIGITGSVGKTTTKELTAAVLSLKGNVRKTAVNNNNEIGVPKTLLEVTPEDDYAIIEMAMRGRGEIALLAEIAQPTIGLITNVGTAHIGRLGSEQAIAEAKCELLATMPSTSLAILNWDNLRLRTTAQQVWSGSVLSYGLEGGDIQGTLLDAHTLQVQGHCLPLPLPGRHNASNYLAALAVAQALGIDWQPLTQGLPVELPSGRARRYTLDPDILLLDETYNAGLESMLAALQLLRETPGQRHIAVLGAMKELGDRAPEFHDRVGQRVASLGINHLFLLANDPMTDAIASGAAPVPCHVFTDHESLIQALQAFMQPGDRLLFKASNSVGLGQVVGKLKAFEVAQ from the coding sequence ATGGCACTGGGTTTTTCACTTTTTGACATCCGCAGAATCCTGGAAAATCATCTACAAAAAGAAATCGATGTTTGCGCAGATTTACCGATAAACAAAATAAGTACAGATACGCGAGCACTGGCGGCGGGCGACCTGTTTGTTGCTCTCCGGGGAGAGAATTTCGATGGTCATACCTTTGCAGAAACGGCTCTAGGTCAAGGGGCCAGCGGTCTCGTTGTTGAGCAGTTTCTTTCCCTATCTCGGCCCCTGCCTCAATTTATGGTTAAAGATACCCTAGGGGCTTATCAAGCTATTGCCCAAGCTTGGCGACAACGATTTAGTATCCCCGTGATTGGGATAACGGGTTCCGTCGGCAAAACAACCACGAAGGAATTGACAGCGGCAGTGCTCTCCTTAAAGGGGAATGTTCGTAAAACAGCAGTCAATAATAATAATGAAATTGGGGTTCCTAAGACTCTGTTGGAAGTTACCCCAGAGGATGACTACGCCATCATTGAAATGGCCATGCGGGGACGGGGAGAAATTGCACTATTGGCAGAAATTGCCCAACCGACTATTGGTTTAATCACAAATGTTGGTACAGCCCATATTGGCCGCCTTGGTTCAGAACAGGCCATTGCCGAGGCTAAATGCGAACTGCTCGCGACGATGCCCTCCACCAGCCTGGCCATTCTCAATTGGGATAACCTCCGACTCCGGACAACGGCCCAACAGGTCTGGAGCGGCTCGGTATTGAGTTATGGCCTGGAAGGGGGAGATATTCAGGGAACATTGCTTGATGCCCATACCCTACAGGTTCAGGGCCATTGTTTGCCGTTGCCCCTACCTGGTCGTCACAATGCCTCCAATTACCTGGCGGCCCTGGCCGTCGCCCAGGCCCTGGGCATTGATTGGCAGCCTTTAACCCAGGGACTCCCCGTTGAGCTCCCCAGCGGACGGGCCCGTCGCTATACTCTAGATCCCGATATCCTGCTATTGGATGAGACCTACAATGCCGGCCTAGAATCCATGCTAGCCGCCTTACAGCTATTACGAGAAACCCCTGGCCAGCGCCATATTGCGGTGCTAGGGGCCATGAAAGAGCTGGGAGACCGCGCCCCAGAATTCCATGACCGAGTGGGTCAACGGGTGGCATCTTTGGGCATCAACCACCTATTCTTACTCGCCAATGACCCAATGACTGATGCCATTGCCAGCGGAGCTGCCCCTGTACCTTGCCATGTCTTTACCGACCACGAAAGTTTGATCCAAGCCCTCCAGGCCTTTATGCAGCCGGGAGACCGTCTGTTATTCAAGGCCTCTAACTCGGTGGGTCTGGGCCAAGTTGTCGGTAAGCTAAAGGCTTTCGAGGTAGCGCAATAG